From a single Pirellulales bacterium genomic region:
- the cas5u6u gene encoding type I-U CRISPR-associated protein Cas5/Cas6 yields the protein MKPDLCITIRFIQPFPLFHGRRDAEQPEWPPSPMRAFQALLNAASLRARGRSLAPEVRQALQALEVLRPEVIAPRATVSAVGYRAYVPHNQTDLVTAAWHRGNLDASIASHRMEKDYRPLRVESIGDDLPALHYVYSLDATAPDPDDMLRVIRPAVRAITHLGCGIDQVVADATLVDSSSIHLPGERWLPSAQSGRRLRVHRSGSLDALINRHNRFLNRLQDGWTPVPPLTADDMDQVRYRRDTDPLQRPHVLFKLVDENDDTVNYPHSQLIHIAGMVRHLAVELMKRHPPRDLKGRTTEQWVEQYVAGHQSVDDKSAGLPHVQLSYVPLPSTGHAHTNPAIRRVMIVAPAGDEAWLEHLVQRLDGQLLKPLPDTKLPPGTHLQLIPEDRKDGVRDAYTRDSRTWASFTPVILPGHDDRKPEKTRKLIVKALAQSGIDQPCEFEWSAFSHFPKSYSAHKYVRDESATDGKRRIGYIRPNHLLDQTAVHLVLRFGRREDPNDPDSRWIPAEEPIPGPLTIGAGRHCGFGLMAGVG from the coding sequence ATGAAACCCGATCTTTGCATCACCATCCGCTTCATCCAGCCCTTCCCGCTCTTCCACGGCCGGCGCGACGCCGAGCAACCCGAATGGCCTCCGTCGCCCATGCGCGCCTTTCAAGCGTTGCTCAACGCCGCCAGTCTGCGCGCTCGTGGCCGTTCGCTCGCGCCGGAAGTTCGGCAGGCATTGCAGGCGCTGGAAGTGCTGCGACCGGAGGTCATCGCGCCCCGTGCCACCGTCAGCGCCGTCGGTTATCGCGCGTATGTTCCGCACAACCAGACTGACCTCGTCACAGCCGCCTGGCATCGTGGAAATCTCGACGCCAGCATCGCGTCTCATCGCATGGAAAAGGACTACCGTCCGCTGCGCGTCGAATCAATCGGCGATGACCTGCCCGCGCTGCATTACGTCTACTCGCTAGATGCGACGGCGCCCGATCCCGATGATATGCTCCGCGTCATTCGACCAGCCGTTCGCGCAATCACGCACCTGGGCTGTGGCATCGATCAAGTTGTCGCCGACGCCACCCTGGTCGATAGTTCTTCAATTCACCTTCCAGGCGAACGCTGGCTACCATCAGCTCAATCGGGAAGACGTCTGCGAGTCCATCGTAGTGGATCGCTCGATGCGCTAATAAATCGCCACAACCGATTTCTCAATCGTTTACAAGACGGCTGGACACCGGTTCCGCCTCTCACTGCAGATGACATGGATCAGGTGCGTTACCGCCGCGACACCGATCCGCTACAGCGCCCGCACGTCCTGTTCAAGCTCGTCGATGAGAATGACGACACGGTTAATTACCCTCATTCGCAGCTAATTCATATCGCGGGTATGGTACGGCATCTAGCGGTCGAGTTAATGAAGCGTCATCCTCCGCGTGACCTCAAGGGTCGTACCACCGAGCAATGGGTGGAGCAATATGTCGCGGGCCATCAGTCCGTTGACGACAAATCCGCTGGCTTGCCTCACGTCCAGCTTTCATACGTCCCGCTTCCATCAACCGGTCACGCCCACACCAATCCTGCTATCAGGCGCGTAATGATCGTCGCACCAGCCGGCGACGAAGCATGGCTGGAACACCTAGTTCAGCGGCTCGACGGCCAATTGCTCAAACCATTGCCCGACACGAAACTTCCGCCTGGAACGCACTTGCAATTGATCCCAGAAGATCGCAAGGACGGCGTTCGCGATGCCTACACGCGCGACTCGCGCACTTGGGCCAGCTTCACCCCCGTCATCCTCCCCGGCCACGACGACCGCAAGCCGGAGAAGACCCGCAAGTTGATAGTCAAAGCGTTGGCCCAGTCCGGCATCGATCAGCCGTGCGAGTTCGAATGGAGCGCGTTTAGCCACTTTCCCAAGTCGTACAGTGCCCACAAGTACGTCCGAGATGAAAGTGCCACGGACGGCAAGCGACGGATCGGCTATATCCGCCCCAACCACTTACTCGACCAGACCGCCGTTCACCTGGTATTGCGCTTTGGTCGCCGCGAAGATCCGAACGACCCTGACAGCCGTTGGATTCCCGCCGAGGAACCCATTCCCGGCCCCCTGACAATCGGCGCCGGCCGCCATTGTGGCTTCGGCCTGATGGCGGGAGTCGGCTAA
- a CDS encoding PIN domain-containing protein — protein sequence MTYLPDVNVWLALAFRQHRHHAAANAWFEGVEEGASLCICRMTQQGFLRLATHPKVVGSEAVRLPDAWRLYDRIFEDPRVHFGVEPPGIDERWRGLTQSPQFSPHVWNDAYLAAFAACAGFEIVTFDRGFEQFTLQRCTILA from the coding sequence ATGACCTATCTCCCTGACGTGAACGTCTGGCTGGCGCTCGCCTTCCGGCAGCACCGTCACCACGCGGCTGCGAATGCGTGGTTTGAGGGGGTCGAGGAGGGAGCATCGCTCTGCATCTGTCGGATGACTCAGCAGGGATTCCTCCGTCTGGCGACGCATCCAAAGGTCGTTGGGAGCGAGGCGGTAAGACTGCCTGACGCGTGGCGATTGTACGACCGCATTTTTGAGGATCCGCGTGTTCATTTCGGGGTTGAACCGCCGGGCATCGACGAGCGATGGCGGGGATTGACTCAGTCCCCGCAGTTCTCGCCTCATGTCTGGAACGACGCCTACCTGGCGGCGTTTGCCGCCTGCGCCGGTTTTGAGATCGTCACGTTCGACCGCGGTTTCGAGCAGTTCACACTTCAGCGATGCACGATCTTGGCGTGA
- the cas2 gene encoding CRISPR-associated endonuclease Cas2, protein MRNTFLVCYDIRDDKRLRRVYKTMRDFGDHLQYSIFECQFTPIDLAKCRHTLAELIKHNEDQVLFVDLGPTAGRGERVITALGQPYTSMDAPCYVV, encoded by the coding sequence ATGCGCAACACCTTTCTCGTCTGCTACGACATTCGCGACGACAAGCGGCTCCGCCGGGTCTATAAGACCATGCGCGACTTCGGCGACCATCTGCAGTACTCGATCTTCGAGTGCCAGTTCACGCCGATCGACCTGGCCAAGTGCCGCCACACACTCGCCGAGTTGATCAAGCACAACGAAGATCAGGTGCTGTTTGTTGATCTGGGGCCGACCGCCGGCCGCGGCGAACGCGTGATTACCGCGCTGGGCCAACCTTATACCAGCATGGATGCGCCCTGCTATGTGGTGTAA
- the cas8c gene encoding type I-U CRISPR-associated protein Cas8c, with amino-acid sequence MNNLIKIPVDLTNPGQFFACCGLLELADRIDKGTEGWFENRQFHLRFNSPFTALVDALRKTTVTNTMSAVQNGRLEELSAMSKKDREKEGLEDEKKALDALRREEPIIFQSSFQLRIDWFKDEYSGGSRFKTWAGQQSVLDIATAMHTGLSHVDAADESTLWNSARGGGLPFNFDSDLGGQGSALDIGFSFDPLAASEMTRIEGACRPALEILAFIGLQRFRPRENPRKNRFVYAAWRQPLPPSVAAVVACQAIALGDAQCYEFRLLYRTKYLKSFLPAIPFQGDDDE; translated from the coding sequence ATGAATAACCTCATCAAAATCCCCGTCGACCTCACCAACCCCGGCCAGTTCTTTGCCTGCTGCGGGTTGCTGGAATTGGCGGATCGAATAGACAAGGGCACTGAAGGTTGGTTTGAAAATCGACAATTCCACCTGCGGTTCAATTCTCCGTTCACTGCTTTGGTAGACGCACTACGAAAGACTACGGTCACCAACACAATGTCGGCCGTGCAAAATGGGCGACTGGAAGAATTGTCAGCGATGTCGAAGAAGGACCGGGAAAAAGAAGGATTGGAGGACGAAAAAAAGGCACTCGATGCACTCCGTCGAGAAGAGCCGATCATTTTTCAATCTTCATTCCAACTGCGAATTGACTGGTTCAAAGACGAGTATTCCGGCGGATCGCGCTTCAAGACATGGGCCGGCCAGCAATCTGTGCTCGACATCGCCACAGCCATGCACACTGGCTTGAGTCATGTAGATGCCGCCGATGAATCGACGCTATGGAACAGCGCCCGAGGCGGCGGGTTGCCGTTCAACTTCGATTCCGATCTTGGCGGCCAGGGGTCGGCACTCGACATTGGTTTTAGTTTCGATCCACTCGCCGCGAGTGAAATGACGCGCATCGAGGGGGCGTGTAGGCCCGCACTTGAAATTCTCGCCTTTATTGGTCTGCAACGTTTTCGCCCACGCGAAAATCCGCGTAAGAACCGCTTTGTGTACGCGGCGTGGCGGCAACCACTGCCACCGTCCGTTGCAGCCGTCGTGGCGTGTCAGGCAATCGCTCTTGGCGATGCTCAATGCTACGAGTTTCGACTGTTATACCGAACCAAGTATCTAAAAAGTTTCCTACCCGCAATCCCATTTCAAGGAGACGACGATGAATGA
- the cas1 gene encoding CRISPR-associated endonuclease Cas1, with amino-acid sequence MNAGAASESSADALPDYLPARMLNEFVYCPRLFYYEWVEGVFAQNRETVEGGLRHAKLDAKHDDLPTSDELQASGEAIHSRSITLSSDAYGLIAKMDLVEAEGGLVTPVDYKRGTPRVADGKLVAWDTDRTQLAVQALVLRDNGYQCDEGVIYYVTTKQRARVAIDETLVSQTLDALRQARETAESGRIPPPLVDSPKCPRCSLVGICLPDETQACSTLDSSEQLSQRTLFDIDLPHRAVAYARVDSDSEVRRLLPARDDLRPLYLNTQGLRVGKSGNVLKVQEKDKTIQEVRIGEICQLSLFGNIQLSTQALQALCENEVPIAYFSMGGWFYGTTSGLGVKNIYLRREQFRLADVPGFCLRLARALVAGKIRNQRTMLQRNHVEPPDSALKMMKCMQEEAEWTDSIDSLLGIEGNAARIYFQHFAGMIKVDGEDGSPTTNGPSPFNFDFVNRNRNRRPPRDPVNALLSLAYSVLAKDLTIVCHSVGFDPFLGFYHQPRFGRAALALDLLEPFRPLIADSAVLSAINTRMITTRDFVQVGPSVSLKPEGRKSFFRAYEQRMDTLVTHPIFGYRVNYRRMLEIQARLLARVLTGELGTYPVFTTR; translated from the coding sequence ATGAACGCTGGCGCTGCGAGTGAGTCATCGGCCGACGCGCTGCCCGACTATCTGCCGGCGCGAATGCTGAACGAGTTCGTGTATTGCCCCAGGCTGTTCTATTACGAATGGGTCGAAGGCGTCTTTGCCCAAAACCGCGAGACCGTCGAAGGGGGCCTGCGACACGCCAAACTCGACGCCAAGCACGATGATTTGCCGACGAGCGACGAACTTCAAGCCAGCGGCGAAGCAATTCACTCCCGTAGCATCACACTGTCGAGCGACGCCTACGGCCTGATTGCCAAGATGGATTTGGTCGAGGCCGAAGGCGGCCTGGTGACGCCGGTCGATTACAAACGGGGCACCCCGCGCGTAGCAGACGGCAAGCTTGTCGCGTGGGATACCGACCGAACCCAGCTTGCCGTGCAGGCGCTGGTGCTGCGCGACAACGGCTACCAGTGCGACGAAGGAGTCATTTACTATGTAACCACCAAGCAGCGAGCGCGAGTGGCGATTGATGAAACGCTCGTTTCGCAAACGCTCGACGCCCTGCGGCAGGCCCGCGAAACCGCCGAAAGCGGTCGTATTCCGCCCCCGCTGGTCGATAGCCCGAAGTGCCCGCGCTGCTCGCTCGTCGGCATTTGCCTGCCGGATGAGACGCAAGCGTGCTCGACGCTCGATTCGTCGGAGCAGTTGTCGCAGCGAACGCTGTTCGACATCGACTTGCCGCATCGCGCGGTTGCCTATGCCCGCGTCGATTCAGATTCGGAAGTCCGCCGCCTGCTGCCGGCTCGCGACGACTTGCGACCGTTGTATTTGAACACGCAAGGCCTGCGCGTCGGCAAATCGGGCAACGTGCTGAAGGTGCAAGAGAAGGACAAAACCATCCAGGAGGTGCGGATCGGCGAAATCTGCCAATTGAGCTTGTTCGGCAATATCCAGCTTTCGACGCAGGCGTTGCAGGCGCTGTGCGAGAATGAAGTACCCATCGCGTACTTCTCGATGGGCGGTTGGTTCTATGGCACGACCAGCGGCCTGGGCGTGAAGAACATCTACTTGCGCCGCGAGCAATTCCGCTTGGCCGATGTGCCGGGGTTCTGTTTGCGCTTGGCGCGGGCGCTGGTTGCCGGGAAGATTCGCAACCAGCGCACGATGCTGCAGCGCAATCACGTCGAGCCGCCCGACAGCGCCCTGAAGATGATGAAGTGCATGCAGGAGGAAGCCGAGTGGACGGACTCAATCGACTCGCTGCTTGGTATCGAAGGAAACGCCGCGCGAATCTATTTCCAGCACTTCGCCGGCATGATCAAAGTCGACGGCGAAGATGGTTCGCCAACCACCAATGGTCCGTCGCCGTTCAACTTCGACTTCGTCAACCGCAACCGCAACCGCCGCCCGCCGCGCGACCCCGTCAATGCGCTGCTGTCGTTGGCTTATAGCGTGCTTGCTAAGGATCTGACGATTGTCTGTCACAGCGTCGGCTTCGATCCTTTTTTGGGATTCTATCATCAGCCGCGATTTGGCCGCGCGGCATTGGCCTTGGACCTCTTGGAGCCTTTTCGCCCCTTGATCGCCGATTCGGCAGTGCTCTCGGCGATCAACACACGGATGATCACAACGCGAGACTTCGTGCAGGTTGGACCATCGGTCTCGCTGAAACCGGAAGGGCGAAAATCGTTCTTTCGGGCCTACGAGCAGCGGATGGACACGCTGGTCACCCATCCGATTTTCGGGTATCGTGTGAACTACCGCCGGATGCTGGAAATCCAGGCACGACTGCTGGCTCGCGTGTTGACCGGCGAGCTGGGAACCTATCCGGTCTTCACCACACGGTGA
- the cas7u gene encoding type I-U CRISPR-associated protein Cas7 — MNDLNKYDNWLTSDAVAAIVIREPLVPVEGSDGVFFPATYAAAEDKGFPGGYNIDPPTGEKNVCLVDSVGSQANRIEPLFAKPSYAKLVPQIVIQAGDKSVNLLEAGHRAGDAIARCTLLQKKLQDAFKAVLRGNALDLARIAPTSLVFGVWDSRDTQAKLPRLVASTIRAFDVQAIRRGAVYVPPLNYVNMEVFTEEEQQKAAGDNKNPLSKRGFVNALASATHGGVIAKGGLRRDATFSLAALRLLSAEATAEELKDKSDEERKKLNDEATLKLRRYVLGLALVSLTAPPQTYLRQGCNLVPDIDNPRKVTLVNADGKREEFKLTHDQAIAFAELAAKEFGVGESPKEPVKFDPDLAKKDIAGEGDVAPTKKGRAQKKAKPAAKASEPTEPQQ, encoded by the coding sequence ATGAATGATCTGAACAAATATGACAACTGGCTCACAAGTGATGCGGTCGCGGCGATCGTAATCCGCGAGCCGCTCGTTCCGGTCGAAGGGTCCGACGGCGTGTTCTTCCCCGCAACCTACGCCGCCGCAGAGGACAAGGGGTTCCCTGGCGGATACAACATCGATCCACCGACGGGTGAAAAAAACGTCTGTCTCGTCGACAGCGTCGGCTCGCAGGCCAATCGGATCGAGCCGCTGTTCGCCAAGCCCAGTTACGCCAAACTCGTTCCGCAGATCGTCATTCAGGCCGGCGATAAGTCGGTGAACCTTCTCGAAGCCGGACATCGCGCCGGCGATGCAATCGCTCGCTGCACTCTGCTTCAGAAGAAATTGCAGGACGCATTCAAGGCGGTGTTGCGCGGCAACGCGCTGGACCTGGCCAGGATCGCGCCGACCTCGCTCGTCTTCGGCGTGTGGGATTCGCGCGACACGCAGGCCAAACTCCCCCGACTTGTCGCCTCGACGATTCGCGCGTTCGACGTGCAAGCAATCCGACGTGGAGCGGTCTACGTTCCCCCGTTGAATTACGTCAACATGGAGGTCTTCACAGAGGAAGAACAGCAAAAAGCGGCCGGAGACAACAAGAATCCTTTGTCAAAACGCGGGTTCGTCAACGCTCTTGCCTCAGCGACGCACGGCGGCGTGATCGCAAAAGGCGGCCTCCGACGCGATGCTACGTTCAGCCTCGCGGCACTTCGTCTGCTCAGTGCAGAAGCCACGGCCGAAGAATTGAAAGACAAGAGTGACGAAGAGAGAAAGAAACTTAACGATGAAGCCACACTCAAATTGCGTCGCTACGTTCTCGGCTTGGCGCTTGTCTCCCTCACCGCGCCACCACAGACCTATCTCCGCCAAGGCTGCAACCTCGTGCCGGACATCGACAACCCGCGCAAAGTCACGCTCGTGAATGCCGACGGCAAGCGCGAGGAGTTCAAGCTCACCCATGACCAGGCCATCGCCTTCGCAGAGCTGGCGGCGAAGGAATTCGGCGTTGGCGAATCACCGAAAGAGCCGGTGAAATTTGATCCCGACCTAGCTAAGAAGGACATCGCGGGTGAAGGCGATGTGGCGCCAACGAAGAAAGGGCGAGCGCAGAAGAAAGCCAAACCCGCTGCCAAAGCGTCTGAACCCACGGAGCCACAACAATGA